Proteins encoded within one genomic window of Clupea harengus chromosome 10, Ch_v2.0.2, whole genome shotgun sequence:
- the pigc gene encoding phosphatidylinositol N-acetylglucosaminyltransferase subunit C, with protein MGADSGPCAPPAVPWRKVLYERQPYPDNYVDPRFLEDLKRNVGVRQYRYWNVVREAGLVSQQVSCVSLFVSLWSYMEQGDLSPSTLLWAGLLSSLVGYVLYKVLGDSSTGGRTSWTDLQSAAIFLAFTFGFSPVLKTLTESVSTDTVYAMSAMMLLAHLVSFPYAQPSPPGSLSLNVALFASVCLASRLPGALHTFAMLTCALLVFALWPCLLHRLKEQAPWSFPWIAGLVSFCGVAGLASLWPTGALLLFFALLTLTLICPLLLVRLQRHKDNIHGPWDEAEIREDLSHFLS; from the coding sequence ATGGGGGCCGATAGCGGTCCTTGTGCTCCCCCGGCGGTCCCCTGGCGCAAAGTGCTGTACGAGCGCCAGCCTTACCCGGACAACTATGTAGATCCCCGCTTCCTGGAGGATCTAAAGCGAAATGTCGGAGTTCGTCAGTACCGCTATTGGAATGTGGTGCGTGAAGCTGGTCTGGTGTCTCAGCAGGTGTCCTGCGTATCCCTCTTTGTTTCGCTATGGTCCTACATGGAACAAGGAGACCTATCTCCTTCTACTCTACTGTGGGCAGGACTGCTGAGTTCCCTGGTGGGATATGTACTATATAAGGTGCTGGGTGACAGCAGCACTGGTGGCAGAACATCATGGACCGATCTCCAGAGTGCTGCCATCTTTTTGGCTTTCACGTTTGGCTTCTCCCCTGTGCTGAAAACTCTCACTGAATCGGTTAGCACAGACACAGTCTACGCCATGTCTGCGATGATGCTCTTGGCTCACCTGGTGTCCTTCCCTTACGCGCAGCCAAGTCCCCCGGGCAGCCTATCTCTGAATGTAGCCCTTTTTGCCTCCGTTTGTCTGGCATCGCGTTTACCAGGGGCGCTCCACACATTTGCCATGCTAACTTGCGCCCTGCTGGTCTTTGCTTTGTGGCCTTGCCTACTGCACCGGCTGAAGGAACAGGCCCCTTGGAGTTTCCCTTGGATAGCTGGCCTAGTGTCATTTTGTGGAGTTGCGGGCTTGGCCTCCCTGTGGCCTACAGGGGCTCTGTTGCTTTTCTTTGCCCTCCTAACACTCACCTTGATCTGCCCACTGCTGCTTGTACGCCTACAAAGGCACAAGGACAATATCCACGGGCCCTGGGATGAGGCGGAGATACGGGAAGACCTCTCACATTTTTTGAGCTGA